aaatttccaaaaatcacgaaggggtgaataaataaaatttgaaatatttcatgtgaattttgaagtaaaaaaagtcaaatatccgaaagattacaagacaaaaaaaaagtggaagatGGGAATTATTTCACCtttcaaattcttcattttattgaatttttcgataaaaaattacttcaattACAGGTTTTGAGctatgatatagtatgcaattttgatgCATCAAGCTTTCGTAcaatttattccattttatttgtttttcgcattaatCTTTACTATCTCACCCGCTtgcgatgtttcaactccaagttgttgttcggccttattTAATTTCCGGCGTTTTAGCGAATTtcgaaattcaaagaaaaattgtcaagactaggattggtcgatctttcCAACTcagattttcagtttttttatcgGAAACGGAAGGTGGCAAGCAATCGAATAGTTAGTGAAAAATGTGAGCTAGAACTTTTGTGTTGTGGACATCTTTCAACTACATGTGTGATTCTGAAGTTTAAATGCATCTTCTTAAGTGtattaagaaattttgaaatgaaatttatttaaaggtaatCATCACGTCAGAAATCATTtgtccatatgttttttcgatctTAAATGGCTATTGACAGCTTCGTCTTTAACTTATCACCGTTCTGGTTttatttctggaaaaaatgaCCCTGTGTAAAGTAGAAAAGAAGAAATATAAAACACGTCTAAAGGCAGAGTTTTcggaaaaacgacaacaaatcgacaaatatgtTAAACTAGcttattttacccggccttgctcgggtacacataaaatataaaacaaaatgaatcgtttaactttttgaaatttttgaaaatatgttttcattataataaaaaaaattggcccaTATTTGGCCATgttagctttgtaagttttgttagttgttttgaaaatgattgGGATTATTTactgtatttttctttttcatatcaTTAAAACACAAATAGCTGTGAGGTTTTGataaacagaaataaaaaataatttcccttgaatggtTATTCATcctatcatgaaaaaaatttttaacccacaattttttttatagaggcTTGAATAGTTTAGGCctaatattttttatctttaaatgatAACAATGTTTTTATATCTTTTCCATGTGTTATCTTATAGAAATCCAGTTGATTAAGCTACGGCCCCTTTTGAggatcccacttttcaagatggatgatttCCACGTAAAATTgtgtattcaagttttatttacagTAGAGCCCCCCTTATCCGAGGTGGTCGGGGAAAAGACCACTTCAGATtacacgaaatacattgaaaatCTAATCCTTTGGCTCTGGTTTTGCATATTATCCAAGCGCATAGCTTGGTAAAGACATGGTTTTTGTTATGCTATTTAGTCGACGTTTTTCGCAAATTAAGACTTTAAACtcgcaaaaaattacaatttaattgCATAACAATATATaacggtgataaaatacaacttTACATGGATTTTGTACAAAAATGGAGGCTCGGATTACGCGGAAACTCAGATTATCGAAGCTCGGATAAGCGTGGTTCTACCAGAAACTACTACTACTtagaaattcataattttcgtatggttttttattttcagaccGGCTTTTTGAGGACCAACAAAACCGAATACTGGATTGAACCTTCGAGGCATCATTCTCCTTCGGATGAGGAAGGCCATCCCCATGTGCTGTTCAAGCGAGCCGACGTAAAGGAGGTCAAGGATGTGCGTGCCAAGGTAAGGGTCCAGATCGAgtagaaatttataaataaataattttctcatTCAACGAATGTTTCATGAGTTATAAGTGAATCAATCTCttgataataaatttcaaaatgaattctCTCAATTGTTAAACTCACAACtgaaagaaatgtaaaaaataagattttaacaTCTTTGCAGAAAACCAACCCCTCTCAATCAGGCGGAGCCgcgaaaaagaagaagaagaagcgaAAGCGACGCCATACCAGTAACTGCGGAACGAAGGAACCTCGTCGGGTAACGGAAACCCGTCTCGAGTGGCAACATCAAGGAAAGGTAAATAAAGATACAAACCTAGCTCCCGTCAGAGCAGACAGCCGAACGGCGAGCGAATTTTCAAAGATCTTTGTCTTCGTCCTTTGCCACAGGTGATTGTCCAGGGTGGTCGAAAAACTCGGGATCATCTTTCGGTTGGCGGAGGTGGAGGTGGGGGTGGCTCGGTTGCCGGATCCGGTAAGAAACGCATCAAACGTTCGGTGAGCACTCCTAGACACGTGGAAGCTCTCGTCGTGGCAGATCCTTCCATGGCTTTGTTTCACCAGGACGTGGATCTACAGCAGTACCTGTTGACCATCATGAACATGGTATCCTCCCTGTACAAGGATCCGACCATTGGTAATTCGGTTCAAGTTACAGtggttcgaatcatcattctCGAGGAGGAAGAAGCACACGTCGACTTCAACGTTACCCACGTAGCGGCAAATACGTTGGAAAACTTCTGCAGGTTTGTTGCTTCTGAACGCGTTGAAGTCTTTCATGATAATAGAACTATCGGTGTGTTCCTTTACAGGTGGCAGCGTAATTTGAATCCCTCCGGAGAAGACGATCCGCATCATCACGATGTGGCGATTTTGGTGACCCGCAAGAACATCTGCTCAGCCCAGGGTTGTGCGTAAGTGTccattaacatattttttgatCCTGTTATTTCCaacttattttataattttagagaCTATGGcagattttaaaactaaaacataAACATTGCATAAACTGAAGGATTATAATCGAATTAACGgattatttttcgttttcacAGAACTCTGGGAGTAGCAAACGTGGGTGGAATGTGTCGTCCAGATAAGTCCTGCAGCGTGAACGAAGACAACGGCATCACTTTGGCGCACACCATCTCGCATGAGCTGGGTCACAAGTAagttttttagaaacaattttgaatgatttctctGAGAGAGCATtccaaaaaattaccaaaactaTTCCTTTGCATTGATACATACCAGATTTAGATCCTTGTTTGGATCAAAGACAGTTTATTAAataaatcgaaaatatttttaaatcatcaatACATACACACATATTTACATGAAATACATGGTAATAAAACGTCTAAACTACGGGCTCTAGcagtttattataatttttgaactctGCAGCCAAAatctaattttgttaaaaataaataatgacatGGAAGTCCAAAAGCCAACCAAAATCCAGTAATGCTGagtctaaacaaaaaaaaacgataattcTCAttaaccaaaaatgacaaaaatgacaaaaatgacaaaaatgacaaaaatgacaaaaatgacaaaaatgacaaaaatgacaaaaatgacaaaaatgacaaaaatgacaaaaatgacaaaaatgacaaaaatgacaaaaatgacaaaaatgacaaaaatgacaaaaatgacaaaaataaaaaaaatgacaaaaatgacaaaaatgacaaaaatgacaaaaatgacaaaaatgacaaaaatgacaaaaatgacaaaaatgacaaaaatgacaaaaatgacaaaaatgacaaaaatgacaaaaatgacaaaaatgacaaaaatgacaaaaatgacaaaaatgacaaaaatgacaaaaatgacaaaaatgacaaaaatgacaaaaatgacaaaaatgacaaaaatgacaaaaatgacaaaaatgacaaaaatgacaaaaatgacaaaaatgacaaaaatgacaaaaatgacaaaaatgacaaaaatgacaaaaatgacaaaaatgacaaaaatgacaaaaatgacaaaaatgacaaaaatgacaaaaatgacaaaaatgacaaaaatgacaaaaatgacaaaaatgacaaaaatgacaaaaatgacaaaaatgacaaaaatgacaaaaatgacaaaaatgacaaaaatgacaaaaatgacaaaaatgacaaaaatgacaaaaatgacaaaaaatgacaaaaatgacaaaaatgacaaaaatgacaaaaatgacaaaaatgacaaaaatgacaaaaatgacaaaaatgacaaaaatgacaaaaatgacaaaaatgacaaaaatgacaaaaat
This sequence is a window from Uranotaenia lowii strain MFRU-FL chromosome 3, ASM2978415v1, whole genome shotgun sequence. Protein-coding genes within it:
- the LOC129753776 gene encoding A disintegrin and metalloproteinase with thrombospondin motifs 7-like; the protein is MMKYASGAVGSGVWRQQLLWWMLRLNLIFGLFLTCSMVAQAESKLQGLYTHHLEDSAQLVVPRKVNHRGEFLSHRLVHHHHQQQQQHLDRQRPNDGQHSLDYDSQQDWDQNRIVEDLDNIYGRRVKRSASADNAGEELADPKKLHYHVDVGDQTLHLELEPSTESFVAPLMVVERHRRDLRTRSRSKKHIHSCHYQGHIRGHEQSRVALSACQNGLTGFLRTNKTEYWIEPSRHHSPSDEEGHPHVLFKRADVKEVKDVRAKKTNPSQSGGAAKKKKKKRKRRHTSNCGTKEPRRVTETRLEWQHQGKVIVQGGRKTRDHLSVGGGGGGGGSVAGSGKKRIKRSVSTPRHVEALVVADPSMALFHQDVDLQQYLLTIMNMVSSLYKDPTIGNSVQVTVVRIIILEEEEAHVDFNVTHVAANTLENFCRWQRNLNPSGEDDPHHHDVAILVTRKNICSAQGCATLGVANVGGMCRPDKSCSVNEDNGITLAHTISHELGHK